From a single Lolium rigidum isolate FL_2022 chromosome 7, APGP_CSIRO_Lrig_0.1, whole genome shotgun sequence genomic region:
- the LOC124670554 gene encoding 4-hydroxyphenylacetaldehyde oxime monooxygenase-like, protein MAAPALPNPWPWPLITLISSIFIFPLLYLFFRSGRQRARNAPGPPKQLPVLGNLLQLGSRPHRYFQAVARKYGPVVQVQLGRVRMVVVASPEAAKEVLRTNDLHCCSRPNSPGARMLSYNFLDVAFGPYSDYWREMRKLLVVELLSTRRVQSFAYARAAEVDRLVDSLAATPPAIPVNLSEKLYALSDGIIGTVAFGKMYGSASFERSSFQQMMDETLRVLGSFTFEDFFPSSALARWADVLTGAAPRRRRVFRKIDAFFDAVIDKHLEPERLAAGVQEDMVDALVKMWRDGDGQEGPLALTRENIKGILMDTFTGGIDTCAVTTIWIMSELMRNPRVMQKAQSEVRAAVTNKPRVGEEDVHHLKYLKMILKENFRLHPPGTLLIPRETMQSCKIAGYSVPAGTRIHVNVWAMGRDPDIWDTPEDFYPERFQDTDVDFRGSHFELLPFGSGRRACPAIAMGVANVELVLANLLYCFDWELPEGMKEQDIDMEETGQLVFRKKVPLSLVPVKH, encoded by the exons ATGGCTGCTCCTGCTCTTCCCAACCCGTGGCCAtggcctctcatcacactcatatcTTCAATCTTTATCTTTCCTCTTCTCTACCTGTTCTTCAGGAGCGGCAGGCAGAGAGCGAGAAACGCTCCTGGCCCTCCGAAGCAGCTCCCCGTGCTGGGCAACCTCCTGCAGCTCGGCAGCCGGCCGCACCGCTACTTCCAGGCGGTCGCCAGGAAGTACGGGCCGGTGGTGCAGGTCCAGCTCGGCCGCGTGCGGATGGTGGTGGTCGCCTCGCCGGAGGCGGCCAAGGAGGTTCTCCGGACCAACGACCTGCACTGCTGCAGCCGGCCAAATTCACCAG GTGCACGGATGCTGAGCTACAACTTCCTGGACGTGGCATTCGGCCCCTACAGTGACTACTGGCGCGAGATGCGGAAGCTCCTGGTGGTGGAGCTGCTGAGCACGAGGCGCGTCCAGTCCTTCGCCTACGCTCGAGCAGCCGAGGTCGACCGGCTCGTGGACTCCCTCGCAGCCACCCCTCCGGCCATCCCCGTCAACCTCAGCGAGAAGCTGTACGCGCTGTCGGACGGCATCATCGGCACGGTGGCGTTCGGGAAGATGTACGGGTCGGCGTCGTTCGAGCGGAGCAGCTTCCAGCAGATGATGGACGAGACGCTGCGGGTGCTCGGCAGCTTCACCTTCGAGGACTTCTTCCCGTCGTCGGCGCTCGCGCGGTGGGCGGACGTCCTGACCGGCGCGGCGCCACGGAGGCGGAGGGTGTTCCGAAAGATCGACGCCTTCTTCGATGCGGTCATCGACAAACACCTCGAACCTGAGAGGCTGGCGGCGGGGGTGCAGGAGGACATGGTCGACGCGCTGGTGAAGATGTGGAGAGATGGTGATGGTCAAGAGGGGCCTCTGGCATTGACGCGTGAGAACATCaaggggatcctcatg GATACGTTCACCGGTGGAATTGACACCTGTGCCGTCACTACAATCTGGATCATGTCTGAGCTCATGAGGAACCCAAGGGTGATGCAGAAAGCACAATCCGAGGTGCGGGCCGCGGTGACAAACAAGCCTAGAGTGGGGGAAGAAGACGTGCATCACCTCAAGTACCTGAAGATGATACTCAAGGAGAACTTCAGGCTGCACCCGCCGGGGACTCTACTGATTCCGAGAGAAACTATGCAGAGCTGCAAGATCGCTGGTTACAGCGTGCCTGCGGGCACCAGGATACACGTGAACGTTTGGGCGATGGGGAGAGACCCGGACATATGGGACACACCAGAGGACTTCTACCCTGAGCGGTTCCAGGACACGGACGTCGATTTCAGGGGATCTCACTTCGAGCTCCTGCCGTTTGGGTCCGGGCGAAGGGCTTGCCCTGCCATCGCCATGGGCGTGGCTAATGTCGAGCTTGTGCTCGCAAATCTGCTGTATTGCTTCGACTGGGAACTCCCCGAAGGGATGAAGGAGCAGGACATCGATATGGAGGAAACAGGGCAACTTGTTTTTCGCAAGAAGGTGCCTCTATCGCTCGTGCCAGTTAAGCATTAG
- the LOC124670555 gene encoding uncharacterized protein LOC124670555 codes for MMLREIIFWPRKGRRLQLVFKSSPNIPAQPTWDEIIAFGGIPKASNGVRSDARLENRPDVDMPQMEKAMRNAQMRDTSCSSGYSYGGTLGSALGSPFAGGTAKCHGLWMHTAPMIAQDILCQTGWRHTRRLC; via the exons ATGATGCTACGAGAAATTATTTTTTGGCCAAGGAAGGGGAGAAGGCTACAGTTGGTCTTCAAG AGTTCACCAAATATACCAGCTCAACCTACTTGggatgagatcattgcttttgggGGAATACCAAAGGCATCAAATGGAGTGAGATCCGATGCAAGATTGGAAAATCGGCCCGATGTGGATATGCCTCAGATGGAGAAGGCAATGAGAAATGCACAGATGCGTGATACTTCTTGCAGTTCAG gttattcatatggtggCACATTGGGTTCAGCATTGGGATCTCCTTTCGCTGGAGGGACAGCGAAATGCCATGGTttatggatgcacacggctccaatgatcgctcaggatatcttgtgccagactgGCTGGCGACATACTAGGAGACTATGTTAA
- the LOC124671339 gene encoding BTB/POZ and MATH domain-containing protein 2-like encodes MRGKRSRPGAANTAKSSGMIPKTAQRSHFGANTVRTGSHVFEISGYSMHRDHEVRGLLSAAFNIGGHDWMIQFFPGGVNEPFKDYVSVYVHLHSKNNTETRVRASFQLSLVDVTGSTPPYTKATTKEFGPGSNKCVGLAEFKKRSELEESPYLRDDRLTIKCNAFITLVNHVTLLDEVPPSDIAEHLGKLLQEKEGTDVVFVVEGKEFPAHKMVLAMRSLVFKAELYGGMRETGMGRITIGDMQPAVFEALLHFIYTDSLPVMDDLDRENYKEIIRHLLVAADRYAMERLKIMCESILCNNIDVKTMVTTLVLAEQHDCARLHDACVWFITSLSRMEMDGVMASQGYAELKATSPLALVAMWEKTCKVGRASKSSVHAGSLGV; translated from the coding sequence ATGAGAGGCAAGAGGTCCAGGCCCGGTGCCGCGAATACGGCGAAGAGCTCCGGCATGATCCCAAAGACGGCGCAGCGGTCACACTTTGGAGCAAATACAGTGCGTACTGGCTCGCACGTGTTCGAGATCTCAGGGTACAGCATGCACAGAGATCACGAAGTACGCGGCCTACTATCTGCGGCCTTCAACATCGGCGGCCACGACTGGATGATTCAATTCTTCCCTGGAGGAGTCAACGAGCCTTTCAAGGACTACGTGTCCGTGTATGTCCATCTACATAGCAAGAACAATACCGAAACCAGGGTGAGGGCATCCTTTCAGCTGAGTCTCGTGGACGTCACCGGATCCACACCGCCGTATACGAAGGCAACCACAAAGGAGTTCGGTCCCGGCAGTAACAAGTGTGTCGGCCTTGCCGAGTTCAAGAAAAGGAGCGAGCTGGAGGAGTCGCCTTACCTTCGCGATGACCGCCTTACCATCAAGTGCAACGCCTTCATCACTCTTGTCAATCACGTGACATTGCTTGATGAGGTGCCCCCTTCCGACATCGCGGAGCATCTCGGAAAGCTGCTGCAAGAGAAAGAGGGCACCGACGTGGTTTTCGTGGTTGAAGGAAAGGAGTTTCCCGCCCACAAGATGGTGCTCGCGATGCGGTCTCTGGTCTTCAAAGCGGAGCTGTATGGCGGGATGAGAGAGACGGGCATGGGTCGTATCACCATAGGTGACATGCAACCCGCCGTATTTGAGGCGCTGCTACATTTTATATACACCGATTCGCTGCCCGTAATGGATGATCTTGACCGTGAGAACTACAAAGAAATCATCAGGCATTTGCTCGTCGCCGCTGACCGGTATGCCATGGAAAGGCTCAAGATAATGTGTGAAAGCATCCTTTGTAACAACATTGATGTGAAGACCATGGTAACTACGCTGGTTTTGGCTGAGCAACATGACTGCGCTAGGCTACATGATGCTTGCGTTTGGTTTATTACCTCTTTGAGTAGAATGGAAATGGATGGTGTAATGGCAAGCCAAGGGTACGCCGAGCTCAAAGCAACATCTCCCCTCGCTTTGGTTGCAATGTGGGAGAAAACATGTAAGGTGGGAAGAGCATCAAAGTCTTCAGTTCACGCTGGTAGTTTAGGCGTATAA
- the LOC124669227 gene encoding uncharacterized protein LOC124669227 encodes MANFRKKFKGEVLKYMWPCAWECTSRRHDALMEKIASDCPKAIPFLDKHHNLIWSRSQFSKVRKVDYVNNNILECFNNWIKDYKDLPVDYLMDKIRIMILENMYTRGEIANRLEGLILPSVLHELNMKSRGLHYDIQKSGPMAAEISGTTKEGKTWRYAVDLEKRECGCGQWEVSGKPCPHAIYLIGKVRQLKTEDFVHDYYSVERFKMAYQIQINPMNDRSEWPKVDVGRPRKQRIKASGELGKRGPNQCKRCYQFVHIEKGCNATQPELEQELPPPRPKKAKKSRKTKSEDVEASTTVVEPSPMPHSSPAVTTRRMASLSPTSPGVTTRRMVAISPGGISRRIIIE; translated from the exons ATGGCCAATTTTCGGAAGAAGTTCAAGGGTGAGGTGCTGAAGTATATGTGGCCTTGTGCATGGGAATGTACATCCCGCAGGCATGATGCATTGATGGAGAAAATTGCAAGTGATTGTCCTAAAGCAATTCCCTTTTTAGATAAGCATCACAATCTGATATGGAGTAGATCCCAATTCTCCAAAGTCCGCAAAGTTGATTATGTGAACAACAACATATTAGAATGCTTCAACAATTGGATTAAGGATTACAAGGACCTTCCCGTTGATTATTTGATGGACAAGATTAGGATCATGATCTTGGAGAATATGTACACAAGGGGAGAGATAGCCAATAGACTTGAAGGCCTCATTCTCCCAAGTGTGTTGCACGAGTTGAACATGAAGAGCCGAGGGCTGCACTATGATATCCAGAAAAGTGGTCCCATGGCAGCCGAAATAtcaggaacaacaaaagaagggaagacttGGCGATATGCAGTTGACCTTGAGAAAAGAGAATGTGGTTGTGGACAATGGGAGGTTTCCGGAAAACCATGCCCTCATGCTATATACCTAATTGGCAAAGTTAGACAACTAAAGACCGAGGACTTTGTGCATGACTACTATTCGGTTGAGAGGTTCAAGATGGCTTATCAAATTCAGATCAATCCAATGAATGATAGGTCTGAATGGCCAAAGGTTGATGTTGGTAGGCCAAGGAAACAAAGAATTAAGGCTAGTGGAGAGCTTGGAAAAAGAGGACCAAATCAATGCAAAAGGTGCTATCAGTTTGTACATATAGAGAAGGGGTGCAATGCTACTCAACCTGAATTAGAACAAGAGCTTCCACCTCCTCGTCCAAAGAAAGCGAAAAAGTCAAG GAAAACTAAATCGGAAGATGTTGAAGCCTCCACAACAGTTGTTGAACCCTCTCCAATGCCTCATTCAAGCCCAGCTGTAACAACTAGAAGGATGGCTTCTCTTTCTCCAACTAGCCCAGGTGTAACTACTAGAAGGATGGTTGCAATCTCACCAGGAGGAATCAGTCGTAGGATCATCATTGAGTAG